In Nomascus leucogenys isolate Asia chromosome 8, Asia_NLE_v1, whole genome shotgun sequence, a single genomic region encodes these proteins:
- the PLAT gene encoding tissue-type plasminogen activator: MNAMKRGLCCVLLLCGAVFASPSQEIHARFRRGARSYQVICRDEKTQMIYQQHQSWLRPVLRSNRVEYCWCNSGRAQCHSVPVKSCSEPRCFNGGTCQQALYFSDFVCQCPEGFAGKCCEIDTTATCYEDQGISYRGMWSTAESGAECTNWNSSALAQKPYSGRRPDAVRLGLGNHNYCRNPDGDSKPWCYVFKAGKYSSEFCSTPACSKGNSDCYFGNGLAYRGTHSLTELGASCLPWNSMILIGKVYTAQNPNAQALGLGKHNYCRNPDGDAKPWCHVLKNRRLTWEYCDVPSCSTCGLRQYSQPQFRIKGGLFADIASHPWQAAIFAKHKRLPGERFLCGGILISSCWILSAAHCFQERFPPHHLTVILGRTYRVVPGEEEQKFEVEKYIVHKEFDDDTYDNDIALLQLKSDSSRCAQESSVVRAVCLPPADLQLPDWTECELSGYGKHEALSPFYSERLKEAHVRLYPSSRCTSQHLLNRTVTDNMLCAGDTRSGGPQANLHDACQGDSGGPLVCLNDGRMTLVGIISWGLGCGQKDVPGVYTKVTNFLDWIHDNMRP, encoded by the exons ATGAATGCAATGAAGAGAGGGCTCTGCTGTGTGCTGCTGCTGTGTGGAGCAGTCTTCGCTTCGCCCAGCCAG GAAATCCATGCCCGATTCAGAAGAGGAGCCAGATCTTACCAAG TGATCTGCAGAGATGAAAAAACGCAGATGATATACCAGCAACATCAGTCATGGCTGCGCCCTGTGCTCAGAAGCAACCGGGTGGAATATTGCTGGTGCAACAGCGGCAGGGCACAGTGCCACTCAGTGCCTGTCAAAA gttgcagcgagccaaggtgTTTCAACGGGGGCACCTGCCAGCAGGCCCTGTACTTCTCAGATTTCGTGTGCCAGTGCCCCGAAGGATTTGCTGGGAAGTGCTGTGAAATAG ATACCACGGCCACGTGCTACGAGGACCAGGGCATCAGCTACAGGGGCATGTGGAGCACAGCGGAGAGCGGCGCCGAGTGCACCAACTGGAATAGCAGCGCACTGGCCCAGAAGCCCTACAGCGGGCGGAGGCCAGACGCCGTCAGGCTGGGCCTGGGGAACCACAACTACTGCAG AAACCCAGACGGAGACTCAAAGCCCTGGTGCTACGTCTTTAAGGCGGGGAAGTACAGCTCAGAGTTCTGCAGCACCCCCGCCTGCTCCAAGG GAAACAGTGACTGCTACTTTGGGAATGGGTTAGCCTACCGTGGCACGCACAGCCTCACCGAGTTGGGTGCCTCCTGCCTCCCGTGGAATTCCATGATCCTGATAGGCAAGGTTTACACAGCACAGAACCCCAACGCCCAGGCACTGGGCCTGGGCAAACATAATTACTGCCG GAATCCTGATGGGGATGCCAAGCCCTGGTGCCATGTGCTGAAGAACCGCAGGCTGACGTGGGAGTACTGTGATGTGCCCTCCTGCT CCACCTGCGGCTTGAGACAGTACAGCCAGCCTCAGTTTCGCATCAAAGGAGGGCTCTTCGCCGACATCGCCTCCCACCCctggcaggctgccatctttgccaAGCACAAGAGGTTGCCCGGAGAGCGGTTCCTGTGCGGGGGCATACTCATCAGCTCCTGCTGGATTCTCTCCGCCGCCCACTGCTTCCAGGAGAG GTTTCCGCCCCACCACCTGACGGTGATCTTGGGCAGAACATACCGGGTGGTCCCCGGTGAGGAGGAGCAGAAATTTGAGGTAGAAAAATACATTGTCCATAAGGAATTCGATGATGACACTTACGACAATGACATTG cGCTGCTGCAGCTGAAATCGGATTCCTCCCGCTGTGCCCAGGAGAGCAGCGTGGTCCGCGCTGTGTGCCTTCCTCCGGCGGACCTGCAGCTGCCCGACTGGACGGAGTGTGAGCTCTCCGGATACGGCAAGCATGAGGCCT TGTCTCCTTTCTATTCGGAGCGGCTGAAGGAGGCTCATGTCAGACTGTACCCATCCAGCCGCTGCACATCACAACATTTACTTAACAGAACGGTCACCGACAACATGCTGTGTGCTGGAGACACTCGGAGTGGCGGGCCCCAGGCGAACCTGCACGACGCCTGCCAG GGCGATTCAGGAGGCCCCCTGGTGTGTCTGAACGATGGCCGCATGACTTTGGTGGGCATCATCAGCTGGGGCCTGGGCTGTGGACAGAAGGATGTCCCGGGTGTGTACACCAAGGTTACCAACTTCCTTGACTGGATTCATGACAACATGCGACCATGA